The Humulus lupulus chromosome 3, drHumLupu1.1, whole genome shotgun sequence genome window below encodes:
- the LOC133821263 gene encoding 7-dehydrocholesterol reductase-like isoform X2: protein MYLVNHPVHLGTQLALYILVAGILCIYINYDCDRQRQEFRRTNGKALVWGKAPSKITATYTTTTGETKSSILLTSGCFHS, encoded by the exons ATGTACCTGGTCAATCATCCCGTACACCTTGGAACTCAG TTGGCACTCTACATCCTAGTAGCAGGCATTCTTTGCATATACATCAACTACGACTGTGATAGACAAAGGCAAGAGTTTCGCAGAACAAATGGCAAAGCTTTGGTTTGGGGTAAAGCTCCATCAAAG ATAACTGCCACTTACACTACCACAACTGGGGAAACAAAAAGCAGCATTCTTTTAACTTCGGGATG CTTTCATTCATAA
- the LOC133821263 gene encoding 7-dehydrocholesterol reductase-like isoform X1 translates to MYLVNHPVHLGTQLALYILVAGILCIYINYDCDRQRQEFRRTNGKALVWGKAPSKITATYTTTTGETKSSILLTSGWYVFRLCHVNLN, encoded by the exons ATGTACCTGGTCAATCATCCCGTACACCTTGGAACTCAG TTGGCACTCTACATCCTAGTAGCAGGCATTCTTTGCATATACATCAACTACGACTGTGATAGACAAAGGCAAGAGTTTCGCAGAACAAATGGCAAAGCTTTGGTTTGGGGTAAAGCTCCATCAAAG ATAACTGCCACTTACACTACCACAACTGGGGAAACAAAAAGCAGCATTCTTTTAACTTCGGGATGGTACGTTTTCAGGCTCTGCCATGTAAATCTGAACTAa